AGTCCGGGCTCCGTTTCCTGCAACAGGATGTCATAGGGAATAATACCATCAATGGGCTCAAACTCCCGTGCATGGTTGTGATAGCCGAATCCCAGGCCTGCTTCTCTGACTGCAAGACCGATAGTGTTCAGTTCTTCCGCGATCCTTTTGAAGTCATCTGTTGTACTCACGGGCCTGCCTCCGGGTGATGGCAGCACGAGGTATTCTAATCCGGCATCCACGGCTTTTTCTGCATAATGCCTGCAGTTGTCACTGCTGATCCCTGTATGGGTGCTGCTTAGCCGGGCACCGAGGTTCCTTACGATATCCCCGTATTCACGGGCCTCAATCCCATAAAACTTACCGTCGAAACCATAAGGCTCTATATTGTTAAACCCTATATCCGTGACAATCTGCAAAGTTCCTACAGGATCTTTGCCTGCTATGTCGCGTAAGGTCCAGAGCTGTATGCCTGTCAGCCGTTTTGGTCGTATGCAGTATGGAAAGGTGCAGGATGCTGCAGCTCCCACGGTGAGCAACGACAGGGTTTTGATGAATTCACGCCTTGATTTCATATTCCTGGGTTATAATGGCATTACTGACTGATTTTCATTGCTTTGTATGGCATTTTCTATGATGCGGATGTTCAGTGCTGCCTCAGAAGGCTTAACGGCCATTTCTGCACCTTTTTCAATGACTTCCGCGACGTTGGCGTAAAATCCCATGTAGTTTCCTGCCAGCGTTTCAAAGGGTTTTCGCACAACTTTTCCATTCATTTCGGTATGAATCGTGCCCCAGTCTTCTTTCCCTTCAACACCCCACAATTCCCCGCCAGGCATTTTTCCTTCCACCAAAGCTTTTTCCTGGGGATCAAGTCCGTATTTGACAAATGATCCTTTTCTGCCATGAATAGTGAAACGAGGTCCTTTTTCCCTGACAAAAACGCCGGCTTTGATGGTCACATTTTTTCGGGGATAGATCAGCTTCAGGTCGAAACTGTCGTCAACAATACTGTTTTCCCGCTGGTTGAACAAACGGCAAAAAACAGCGTCAGGCTTACCAAACAGGCTTATGGACTGGTCGATCAGATGAACCCCCAGGTCGAACAAGGTTCCGCCTGCCATCTTTTTTGTGTATCTCCAGGATGCCCGCCCAACTTCAGGATTGTAACGGTCGAAATGAGACTCAAATTCCAGGATGTCTCCCAGGAGGTTTTGTTCCAGTATCTTTTTTACTGTCAGGAAATCGCCATCCCAGCGCCGGTTTTGATATGGGAATAAAAGCCGCCTGCATTCACCTGCCACTTTTATGATTTCTTCTGCATCCTTGAAAGTGGGTGTAATGGGTTTTTCCAGGACGACATGTTTCCCTGCCTGCAAGGTCTGGATAGTTTGCTCTTTATGGAATTCATTGGGTGTGGATATGACCACCAGGTCAATGGAGGGATCATCTAAAACATCCCGGAAGTCCCGGGAAATGGGGATATCGTGGTAAGGCGCGGGAAGTTCAGGCTTTGTGGTGACAATGGTTTTTAATGTAAAATTCTCATGGTTTTTCACGAATGGGGCGTGAAACACCTTTCCTGATAAGCCAAATCCGATGATTGCGGTATTAATCATTTAGAATGGTTTTAATGAATTTGTCTGCAATATCATCATCGATGCCAATTTATTTGTTTCACCCCGTTGCCCTCATACCATCACCTCCCTCTCCCTGTCCCAGTAAACTCTTCTTCCTTCGTGGTAGGAAACCGTTCCCATGTGGGCGGTGATTGCTTCCTGGAAGGCCATATCGATGTTACAGCTGGGTTGGGAGCCGTCCTTTTTCCGGATGCAGTTGATCCACTCTCTCAGGTGCAGGTATGTTGTATCCACTTGTTTCCCACCGCGGTAGGTGTATAATAGTCCTCTTCCTGCAAAATATCTTTCGGTTGGTGAGGTGACGGCATCGACGGTGTTTTGGCCCGGGACATAGGTATAAATAGGTTTTCCTGCTTCCATGATACCCTGATCGATTTTTTCCCGGTATTTGGTTGATCCGGGATCGGCATTGATCACCAGGGTATCTCCCAGTTCCATCCAGGCATCATGGCCCATGATTGCTTTGCCGCGGTCTTTATCGCTGGCCAGTGTGGCGCTGTAAACCAGGGTAAGGTCTCTGTCGGGGTATTCAAAGGCCATATTCAGCACATCGGGCACCGTGCGCCCATCCTGGAAGAAATAAATGCCCCCGGAAGCCATGGCCGAATGCGGTATGCCGAGATCAAGGATCTGATTGATGGCATCGTATTCGTGGGTAAAGAGGTCGCCGCTAAGCCCGGTGCTGTAATCCCACCAGCAGCGCCAGCGGAAGAAACGCTCCAGGCTGAAATCGTGCCAGGGCGCCGGCCCGATGAACTGTCTCCAGTCTATGGTCTCCGGGCTTGCTTCCGGAGGAATGTCATATACCCAGGCTCCGTTCGGGTCGTTGCGGTTGGTGCATACCTCAATAAGGGAGATCTTTCCCAGCGCCCCTTGCTGTATGAGTGACCGTGCGGCATGATAGCTCTCCGTCTGCCTCCCCTGATGACCAAGCTGGAAGACGATACCGGTTTCCTTAACCAGATCCCTGATCTCATAGGTCTCGGGTATGGTCCAGGATAAGGGCTTCTCGCAATAGACATGTTTGCCGTTGCGGGCGGCTTCCTTTGCTACAGGGACATGTAGATGGTCAGGTGTGGCAATGATCACCGCATCGATATCCGGGTCGGCCAGTAATTCAGTGTAGGTTTTATACCGTTTGGGGGAAGGGCCCATTTTACCTCCGGTACCATTGCGGTAAAGGTTGGATGAGGCCTCCATCCCTTTTTCCGCGTTCAGGTCGAAAACATCACAGATGGCTGTGATCTGCACGTTCAGGTCTTCCTGATCCAGAAATTGTTGAACATACTCAGCCCACCATTTGTCCTGGGAAGCATTTTCCTTCCATTGATCCAGGGTTTTGGGATTCAGGAACCCCATGGATTTGGCTATGTAACGCGCCCTGCCGCCGAAACCCACCACTCCGATACGGAGTGTATCCCCTTGTTCAAGAGGAGGTAAGCCTGTCGGGACATTCACCGAGATATCACCCAGCATATTCCGGCTGATCCTGCTGTAGCGTTGTTTTTGTTTGTAAAGACCCCAGCCTAAGGCTCCCAGCAG
This window of the Bacteroidota bacterium genome carries:
- a CDS encoding sugar phosphate isomerase/epimerase produces the protein MKSRREFIKTLSLLTVGAAASCTFPYCIRPKRLTGIQLWTLRDIAGKDPVGTLQIVTDIGFNNIEPYGFDGKFYGIEAREYGDIVRNLGARLSSTHTGISSDNCRHYAEKAVDAGLEYLVLPSPGGRPVSTTDDFKRIAEELNTIGLAVREAGLGFGYHNHAREFEPIDGIIPYDILLQETEPGLVCFEMDIYWIIKGGADPLDYFRKYPGRFELWHVKDMGPDGKSCIIGNGNINFKEIFALADIAGMKYFYLEQEDYEKSPVECVEESYGYIEGELG
- a CDS encoding Gfo/Idh/MocA family oxidoreductase is translated as MINTAIIGFGLSGKVFHAPFVKNHENFTLKTIVTTKPELPAPYHDIPISRDFRDVLDDPSIDLVVISTPNEFHKEQTIQTLQAGKHVVLEKPITPTFKDAEEIIKVAGECRRLLFPYQNRRWDGDFLTVKKILEQNLLGDILEFESHFDRYNPEVGRASWRYTKKMAGGTLFDLGVHLIDQSISLFGKPDAVFCRLFNQRENSIVDDSFDLKLIYPRKNVTIKAGVFVREKGPRFTIHGRKGSFVKYGLDPQEKALVEGKMPGGELWGVEGKEDWGTIHTEMNGKVVRKPFETLAGNYMGFYANVAEVIEKGAEMAVKPSEAALNIRIIENAIQSNENQSVMPL
- a CDS encoding Gfo/Idh/MocA family oxidoreductase; this translates as MMDDANKANFSRRDLIKGLAAVPLLGALGWGLYKQKQRYSRISRNMLGDISVNVPTGLPPLEQGDTLRIGVVGFGGRARYIAKSMGFLNPKTLDQWKENASQDKWWAEYVQQFLDQEDLNVQITAICDVFDLNAEKGMEASSNLYRNGTGGKMGPSPKRYKTYTELLADPDIDAVIIATPDHLHVPVAKEAARNGKHVYCEKPLSWTIPETYEIRDLVKETGIVFQLGHQGRQTESYHAARSLIQQGALGKISLIEVCTNRNDPNGAWVYDIPPEASPETIDWRQFIGPAPWHDFSLERFFRWRCWWDYSTGLSGDLFTHEYDAINQILDLGIPHSAMASGGIYFFQDGRTVPDVLNMAFEYPDRDLTLVYSATLASDKDRGKAIMGHDAWMELGDTLVINADPGSTKYREKIDQGIMEAGKPIYTYVPGQNTVDAVTSPTERYFAGRGLLYTYRGGKQVDTTYLHLREWINCIRKKDGSQPSCNIDMAFQEAITAHMGTVSYHEGRRVYWDREREVMV